The following DNA comes from Phytohabitans rumicis.
GCCCAGCGGGACAGGTGGGTGGCCTCCCCGTCGGCGTCCCGCACCAGCGTGACGATCGCGAACGCGGCGATCACGGTGAAGCCGTACGCGACGAGGTAGAACATCGTGCTGGACAGGCCGTCCTTGGACAGCGCCAGCACACCGACCAGCAGGTAGCCGGCGTTGGCGATCGACGAGTACGCGAGCAGCCGCTTGATGTCGGTCTGGGTGACCGCCAGCACGGCCCCCACCAGCATCGTCAGCACCGCGATCCCGCCAAGTATCGGCGTGTAGTCCCACGCCGCGCCGTCGAACGCGACGTACAGCACGCGCAGCAGGGCGCCGAACGCGGCCACCTTGGTGCAGGCCGCCATCAGGCCGGTGATGGGCGTCGGCGCGCCCTGGTAGACGTCCGGCGTCCACACGTGGAACGGGGCGGCCGCGGCCTTGAAGAGCAGGCCGATGGCGAGCAGCGCGATGCCGCCGAAGAGCAGGACGGTGCTGCGGTCCGACTCGCGCACCGCGTCGTGGATCGTGCCGAACTCGACGCCGCCGGCGAAGCCGTACACGAGCGCGACGCCGAAGAGGAAGAACGCCGAGGCGTACGCGCCGAGCAGGAAGTACTTCAGCGCCGCCTCCTGGCTGAGCAGGCGCCGCCGGCGGGCTAGCGCGCACAGCAGGTAGAGCGGCAGCGAGAAGACCTCCAGCGCCACGAACATGGTCAGCAGGTCGTTCGCGGCGACGAAGAGGAGCATGCCGCCGAGGGCGAACAGGGCCAGCGGGTAGATCTCGGTGGCGCCCTGCGAGCGCCCCGCCTGCCGGCGGTCGGCGTCGGAGCCCACGGTGATCGCGGCCTGCGCCACGAACGCGCCGCCGTGCTCCAGCGAGCGGTCGCCGACCAGCAGCAGCGCCATCAGGCCCAGCAGGATGATCGCGCCCTGCAGGAAGAGCGTCGGGCCGTCGACGGCCACCGCGCCGCCCGCGGTGAGGATCCGCTTGTCGGACTGCAGGACCACCATGACGAACGCCGCCACGAGCCCGGCCAGGGCCAGCACGAGCTGTACGGAGCGGCGCACGGACCGGGGCAGCAACGCCTCGACGAGTACGCCCAGGCACGCGACGCCGAACAGGATCAACATCGGCGCGACGGCCGCGTAGTCGATCTTAGGCAGGCTGAGATTGTCCATTAGGGAGCTGCCTCCGTTACCGCCGGAGCGGGGTCAGGGTTATCGACGACGTCCTGCATGGTGGCCTGGACAGCCGGGTTGATGACGTCGGTGACCGGCTTCGGGTAGAAGCCGAGCAGCAGGATCAGTGCGATCAGGGGGGCGACCACGACCTTCTCCCGCAGGCTGAGGTCCTTGCGCATGCCGTCCACGGTCTTCAGCGCCGGGTTGAGGGTGCCCTGCGTGGTGCGCTGCACCATCCACAGCACGTACGCGGCGGCCAGGATGATGCCGGCGGTGGCGATGACCGCGACCGGCTCGTTCACCTTGAAGGTGCCCAGCAGCACCAGGAACTCGGAGACGAACGGCGCCGTGCCGGGCAGCGCGAGCGACGCGAGACCGGCGAAGAAGAGCACCCCGGCCAGCGCCGGCACCAGCTTGCCGGCCCCGCCGAAGTCGCTGACCAGCGACGAGCCGCGCCGGGCCACGAACATGCCCACGACCAGGAAGAGCAGGCCGGTGGCCAGGCCGTGGTTGACCATGTACAGCACCGCGCCGGTGCCGGCCTGGGTGGTGAACGCGAAGATGCCGATGCCGATGAACCCGAAGTGCGCGATCGAGGTGTACGAGACCAGCCGCTTGAGGTCGTTCTGCCCGACGGCCAGCAACGCCGCGTAGATGATGCCGATCAGCGCGATCGCGAGGGCGTACTTGGCGAACCAGCGGGACGCCTCCGGGAAGAGCGGCAGGCAGTACCGCAGGATGCCGAACGTGCCCACCTTGTCCAGCACGCCGACGAGCAGGGCGGCCGATCCGGCGGGCGCGGCGCCACCGGCGTCCGGCAGCCAGGTGTGGAACGGGAAGAACGGCGCCTTGATGGCGAACGCGACGAAGAAGCCGAGGAACAGCCACCGCTCGGTGTTCGTCGCGAACTCCGCCGACAGCAGCGACTGCCAGTCGAACGTCTTCCCGCCCAGCGCCCACAGCCCGACCACCGCGGCCAGCATGAACAGGCCGCCGACCAGGGAGTACAGGAAGAACTTCACCGCGGCGTACTGGCGCTGGTGGCCGCCGTACGAGCCGATGAGGAAGTACATCGGCACCAGCATGATCTCGAAGAACACGTAGAACAGGAACACGTCGGCCGCCGCGAAGACGCCGATCATCGTGCTTTCCAGGGCCAGCAGCAGGGCGAAGTAGACCGGCACGCTCCGCTTGGAGGCGTCCGCGTCGTGCCACGACGCCAGGATCACCAGGGGTACGAGGATCGCGATCAGCAGCAGCATGACGAGCGCGATGCCGTCGACCGCGAACGTGAACTTCGCGTTCCAGGCCGGGATCCAGGTGTACGACTCGCGGAACTGGAAGCGGTCGCCGCCGGCGTCGTACGCGATCCACAGCGCGACGGCGAACGCGGCGACCACGACCGACCAGCCGAGCGCGACCCGCTTGGCCAGCTCCGGCTTGGTCCGCGGGAGGAACGCCACGACCAGCGCGCCCACCAGCGGCGCCCCGGTCAGGACGCTCAGGAAGGGAAAGTCACTCACGAGAGCCATCCCAGTTGGAGTGCGAAGAACGCGGCCACGATCAGCAGCGCGCCGGTGAGCATGGACATCGCGTACGACCGCACGAAGCCGGTCTGCAGGCGGCGCAGGCGGCCCGACCCGCCCCCGACCGCGGCGGCGAGCCCGTTGACGAGCCCGTCGATGCCGCGGTTGTCGAGGAAGACGAGCGCCCGCGTGAGGAAGATGCCGGGCTTCTCGAAGACCGCCTCGTTGAACGCGTCGGCGTACAGGTTGCGCCGGGCGGCCGTCACGACCACGCCCGCCGGCTGCTCCTGCAGCGCGGTGCCGTTGCGGAACAGCGCCCACGCCAGACCGCCGCCGAGCACGGTGACCACGATGGACAGTGCGGTGATCACGCCGTGCGAGAGGACCGGCTCGTGCTCCGTGTGCGGCCCGAACACCGGCTCCAGCCAGTCGGGCACGCTGGACGCCATCAGCGCGCCCGCCGCGATCGAGCCGACCGACAGCAGGACGAGCGGGGTCGTCATGATCGGCGGGGACTCGTGCGGGTGCTTGATGTCCTCGGTCCACCGCTTCGGGCCGTGGAAGGTGAGCACGAACAGCCGGGTCATGTAGAACGCGGTGAGCGCCGCACCGAGCAGCGCGGCCCCGCCGTACAGCCAGGCGGTCCAGCCTTCGCGCTCGAAGGCGGACACGATGATCGGCTCCTTGGTGAAGTACCCGGACAGCGGCGGGATGCCGATGATGGCGAGCCACGCCAGGCCGAACGTGGCCCAGGTGATCCGCATGTACCGCCACAGCCCGCCGAAGCGCCGGATGTCGGTCTGGTCGTTCATGCCGTGCATGACCGAGCCGGCACCCAGGAAGAGCCCGGCCTTGAAGAAGCCGTGCGCCAGCAGGTGGATGATCGCCAGGGCGTACGCGCCGCCGCCGAGGCCCACGCCCAGGAGCATGTAGCCGATCTGGGAGACCGTCGACCAGGCCAGCACGCGCTTGATGTCGTCCTTGGCGCAGCCGATGACGCAGCCGATCAGCAGGGTGAGCGCGCCGACGCTGACCACGACGGTCTGCAGCGTCTCGTTGGCGGAGAAGATCGGGTTGGACCGCGCGATGAGGTAGATGCCGCCGGTGACCATCGTCGCGGCGTGGATGAGCGCCGACACCGGGGTCGGGCCCTCCATCGCGTCCGGCAACCACGCCTGCAGCGGGAACTGGCCGGACTTGCCGCACGCACCGAGCAGGAGCAGCAGGCCCATCGTCAGCACCACGCCGGAGGACAGCGCGCCGACGCCGTTGAACACCTCGTTGAACTGGGTCGTGCCGAGCTGGGCGAACATCAGGAAGATGGCGATCGCGAACCCGGCGTCACCGACGCGGTTCATCAGGAACGCCTTCTTGCCCGCGGTGGCCGCCGACGGCCGGTCGTACCAGAAGGCGATCAGCAGGTACGACGCCAGACCGACGCCCTCCCAGCCGAGGTAGAGCATCACGTAGTTGTTGCCGAGCACCAGCAGGAGCATCGCGGCGACGAAGAGGTTGAAGTACCCGAAGAACGTGCGCCGCCGCGGGTCGTGCTCCATGTAGCCGACCGCGTACAGGTGGATCAGCGAGCCGACGCCGGTGATCAGCAGGACGAACACCGCGGCCAGCGGGTCGAAGAGCAGCCCGAAGTCGACGTGCAGCGAGCCGACCTCGATGAAGTCGAACAGGCTCACCTGGACCGCGCGGTTGTCCAGCCCGCGGAGCTGCAGGAAGTAGGTCAGCCCCAGCACGAAGCACACGGCGACGCTGCCGACGCCCAGCCAGTGCCCCCACCGGTCGGCCCGCTTGCCGAGCAGCAGCAGGATGGCCGCGCTCGCCAGCGGGATGGCTACGAGCAGCCAGACGGAGGACAGGAAGCCGTCCGCCGTCGCGTATTCCACGGTCTCGTGCATGTCCGCCTCAGTACTTCAACAGGTTGGCGTCGTCGACGCTCGCCGACCGCCGGGTCCGGAAGATCGACATGATGATGGCGAGCCCGACCACGACCTCGGCGGCGGCCACCACCATCACGAAGAACGCCATGATCTGGCCGTCGAGGTTGCCGTTGATCCGGCTGAAGGTCACCAGCGCGAGGTTGGCCGCGTTGAGCATCAGCTCGACGCACATGAACAGCACGATCGCGTTGCGCCGGATCAGCACCCCGACCGCGCCGATGGTGAAGAGCACCGCGGCCAGGACCAGGTACCACTCAGGGTTGCTAGCGCTCATTACTTCTCTGTCCCCTTAGGCGCCGACTCCGACGGGGTCAGCTCGCGTACGGGCAGGATCTTCGAGATGCTGCGCTCGGTCAGCGTGCCGTCGGGCAGCCGGCCCGGGGTCGCGACCGAGTCCGACGTGGCGTACACGCCCGGACCGGGCTTCGGGCCGGGGTAGTTGCCCGGGGCGAAGCGCGCCCGCATCATCTCCGGCTGGCTGAGCTTTTCGCCCTTGCGCCGCTCGATGTGGGCCAGCACCATCGCGCCGACCGCCGCCGTGATCAGCAGGGCGGAGGTGACCTCGAACGCGAAGACGTACTTGGTGAAGAGCAGGGCCGCGATGCCCTGCACGTTGCCGTTCGCGTTGGCCTGGTCGAGCCCGGCGGCCGTGGTGTCGGACAGGGCCCGGTACACGCCGGTGCCGACGAGCGCCGCGAAGCCGATGCCGAGCACGATGGCGGCGAGCCGCTGCCCGCGCAACGTCTCGATCAGCGAGTCGGACGCGTCCCGGCCGACCAGCATCAGCACGAAGAGGAACAGCATCATGATGGCGCCGGTGTAGACGATGATCTGCGCCAGCCCGATGAACGGCGCGGCCTGCAGCACGTAGAACACGCCGATGCAGAGCATGGTCAGCACCAGCCACAGCGCCGAGTGGATCGCGTTGCGGGCGAAGACCATGCCGATGGCGCCGATCAGGGCCGGCCACACCAGGATCCAGAAGGTCACCGCCTCGCCGGTGGACATCCCACCGGCGGCCGCGAGAGCGTTCATGAGGACCCCCCAGCACGCTCGGCGCCGGCCGAGGTGCCCGGATTGGTCAGCGCGCCGAGGTAGTAGTCCTTCTCGGAGTCGCCGAGGTACATGGCGTGCGGCGGCTGATCCATGCCCGGCAGCAGCGGCGCGAGCAGCTGCTCCTTCGTGAAGATGAGGTCCTGCCGGCTGTCCCGGGCCAGCTCGTACTCGTTGCTCATGGTCAGCGAACGGGTCGGGCACGCCTCGATGCACAGCCCGCAGAAGATGCAGCGGGCGTAGTTGATCTGGTAGACGCTGGCGTACCGCTCACCGGGCGAGAAGCGCTGCTCCTCGGTGTTGTCCCCGCCCTCGACGTAGATCGCGTCGGCGGGGCAGGCCCAGGCGCACAGCTCGCACCCGATGCACTTCTCCAGGCCGTCCGGGTGCCGGTTGAGGATGTGCCGCCCGTGGTAGCGCGGGGCGGACACCGGCGTCTCGAACGGGTACTTCGTGGTCACCGTCTTGCGGAACATGTGGGCGAAGGTGACCCCGAAACCCTTGAACGCTCCGATGGCGCTCATCTAAATCTCCTTATCCGCAACGTCCCCGTCGACGACGCCGGCGCCGACGTTCGCGGGCTCGCGTTCGGCCACCGCGCGGCGGGCCCGCGGGCTCGGCGGGACCTGCAGGTCCATGGGCGGCAGCGGGAAGCTACCCGGCGGCCGGGCCTTCGCCTGCTGCTCCAGGCTCGGCGCTGGCGGCTTCTTCTTCGTCGGCCAGGCCAGCGCCGCCACGAGTACGGCGAGGATGGCGACCGCGACGATCGTGTACCGCTGGGTGTCCGAGATCTCGGCGTTCTGCAGGGTGCGGATGCCGGCCAGCGTGAGGATCCAGGCCAGGTTGATCGGCAGGAGCACCCGCCAGCCCAGCCGCATGAACTGGTCGTACCGCAGCCGGGGCAGCGTGGCCCGCAGCCAGACGAAGACGAAGACCAGCAGCACGACCTTGATGAAGAACCAGAGCAGCGGCCACCAGCCGGAGTTGGCGCCCGCCCAGACCGTGGTGACCGGTGCCGGCATCCGCCAGCCGCCCAGGAAGAGGGTGACCGTCGCGGCCGACATGGTCACCATGGCGACGTACTCGGACAGCATGAAGAGCAGGAACTTCAGCGACGAGTACTCGGTCATGTAGCCGGCGACCAGCTCGGACTCGGCCTCGGGCAGGTCGAACGGCGCCCGGTTGGTCTCGCCGACGATCGCGATGAAGAAGATGATGAAGCTCGGGAAGAGCAGGATCGCGTACCAGCCCGGCGCGGGGACGTCCCAGCCGAACAGGCTGATCCTCTCGCCGCTGGCCTGGGCCGCCACGATCTGGCTGGTCGACATCGTGCCGGAGAGCATGAAGACGGCCACCACGGACAGGCCCATCGAGATCTCGTACGAGATCATCTGAGCGCTCGACCGGAGGCCGCCCAGCAGCGGGTACGTCGAGCCGGAGGCCCACCCGCCGAGCACGATGCCGTACACGGCCATGCCGGAGCAGGCCAGGATCAGCAGCACCGCCACCGGTACGTCGGTCACCTGAAGCGCGGTGCGGTGCCCGAAGATGCTCACCACGCCGCCGAACGGGATCACCGACAGCGACGTCATCGCGCAGATGACCGCGATCGTGGGCGCGAAGAAGAAGACCACCTTGTCCGCCGTACGCGGCATGATGTCTTCCTTGAACGCGCCCTTCAGGCCGTCGGCGAGCGTCTGCAGCAGGCCGAACGGGCCGGCCTGGTTGAGGCCGGGGCGCACCGCCATGCGGGCCACCACGCGGCGCTCGAACCACACGCCGAGCAGCGTGCAGACCATGCCGAAGACGAAGGCGAAAAGCACCTTGCCGATGACCAGCCACCATGGATCGTGGCCGAAGTCGGCGAGGGTCGGGTCCTGGGCGAGATACATCACGCGCCCCCCAAATCTTTCTTCGGGCTTTCCCCAGATGGCAGAGCGGAGAGCTTCACAACAGCTCCGGACGTGGCACCGAGGGCCCGGCGCACGGTGGAGCCCGGCGAGTTCGTCGGCAGCCAGACCACGCCGTCCGGCATGTCGGTGACCGCCGCGCCGAGGGTGATCGCGCCCCGGTCGGTGCCGACCGTCACCGGGTCGCCATCCGCCACACCCAGCGCTTCGGCGGCGGCCTTGGACAGGCGCACCACCGGCGGGCGGGCGGTGCCGCCCAGGTACTCGTCGCCGTCGGTCAAGCTGCCCAGGTCGATCAGCTGGTGCCAGGTCGCCAGCACCGCCTCACCGGCGGCCGGGGTGGGCACCGGCTGCGGCGCGACGACCGGCGCATCCGGCCGGTCGGCGCGGGTCGCCGGCAGCGAGCCCAGCTCGCGGCGCACGAGGTTGACCTGGCCGGTGCCGAGGTCCAGGCCGAGTTGGGCGGCCAGCGCGTCGAGCACGCGAGCGTCGTTCATCGCCGGCGTCGACAGGACCGCCTCGAACGTGCGCAGCCGGCCCTCCCAGTCGACGAAGCTGCCGGCCTTTTCCACCACCGGGGCGACCGGGAAGACCACGTCCGCGCGCCGGCTGACCGCGCTGCGCCGCACCTCCAGGCTGACCAGGAACGGCACCTTGTCCAGCGCCGCCTCGGCCAGCCGCGGGTCGGCCAGGTCGGCCGGGTCCACGCCGGCGACGACCAGCGCGCCGATCCGGCCGGCGGCCGCCGCCGCGACGATCCCGTTGGTGTCGCGGCCGGGCTGGCTGGGGATGACCCCGGCCTCGAGGTCCCAGGCACCGGCCAACTCGGCCCGCGCGGCCGCGTCGTTCACCAGGCGTCCGCCGGGCAACAGGTTGGGCAGGCAGCCCGCGTCGACCGCGCCGCGGTCACCCGCGCGCCGCGGCACCCAGGCCAGCTTCGCTCCGGTACGCGCGGCGAGCGCGGCGGCCGCGGACAGTCCACCGGGTACGGTGGCCAGCCGCTCGCCCACGATCAGGACGGCGCCCTCGGCCCGCAGTGCCTTGTCGATCGACTCGTCCTCGGCCAGCGCCCGCGCCTCTTCGCCGGGCACGACGGTGGCGACCGAGGCGCCGACCTTCTCGAAGCCGCGGGTGGCGTACGGCGCCAGCGCCAGCACCTTGAGCCGCTTCTTCTGGTACGCCTTGCGCAGCCGCAGGAAGAGGATCGGGCACTCCTCCTCCGGCTCCAGCCCAGCGATGACCACGACCGGCGCGTTCTCCACGTCGGCGTACGTCACCTCGGTCGCGCCGACCACATTGGACGCCAGGAAGTCCGTCTCTTCCGTCGAGACCGGCCGGGCCCGGAAGTCGATGTCGTTGGTGCGCAGCGCCACCCGGGCGAACTTCGCGTACGCGTACGCGTCTTCGACCGTCAGCCGGCCGCCGGTCAGGACGCCCACGCCGTGCGCGCCGTCCCGGGCGTTGCGCAGCCCCTCGGCGGCCACGGCGAGCGCCTCCGACCACGGGGCCTCGCGCAGCTCACCGGTCTTCGCGTCGCGCACCATCGGGGTGGTGATGCGGTCGAACGCGGTGGCGTACTGGAAGCCCCACCGGCCCTTGTCGCAGTTCCACTCCTCGTTCACCTGCGGGTCGTCGCCGGCCAGCCGGCGCATTACCTTGCCGCGGCGGTGGTCCGTGCGCTGCGCGCAGCCGGCCGAGCAGTGCTCGCACACGTTCGGCGAGGACACCAGGTCGAACGGGCGGGCCCGGAAGCGGTACTGCGCGCCGGTGAGCGCGCCCACCGGGCAGATCTGCACGGTGTTGCCGGAGAAGTACGAGTTGAAGGGCACATCCCCTTCGGGGCTCTCCGACTCCCCGCCGAAGAAGTCGTCCCGGTACACGTTGATCTGCTCGCCCGAGGACCGGTCCATCAGGTCGATGAACTTGTCCCCGGCGATCTCCTCGGAGAACCGGGTGCAGCGCTGGCACAGCACGCACCGCTCGCGGTCGAGCAACACCTGGGAGGAGATGGGCAGCGGCTTCGGGTACTCGCGCTTGTGCTCGTGGAACCGGGACTCGGCACGACCGGTCGACATCGCCTGGTTCTGCAGTGGGCACTCGCCGCCCTTGTCACACATCGGGCAGTCGAGCGGGTGGTTGATCAGCAGCAGCTCCATGATCCCGGCCTGTGCCTTCTCGGCGACCGGGGAGGTGAGCTGAGTCTTGACCACCATGCCGTCGGCGACCGTCTGGGTGCAGGAGGCGACCGGCTTGCGCTGGCCCTCCACCTCGACCAGGCACTGCCGGCAGGCGCCGGCGGGCGCGAGCAGCGGGTGGTCGCAGAACCGCGGGATCTCGATGCCCATCTGCTCGGCGACCCGGATGAGCAGCGTGCCCTTGGGCACGGTCACCTCGATCCCGTCGATGGTGAGCGTGACGGTGTCGACCTTCTTGGCTACGTCAGTCATGAGTTAGTGCGCTCCCACCAACTGCTTCGCGGACAGCTTCGGCGCGGTCCGGCCCTCGATGTAGTCCAGGTAGTCCTGCTTGAAGTACTGCAGCGAGGAGGTCACCGGGCTGGTCGCGCCGTCACCGAGGCCACAGAACGAGCGGCCGAGGATGTTGTCGCAGGTGTCCAGCAGGGTGTCGAGGTCCTCGTGGGTCCCTTCGCCGGCAAGGATCCGGCGGTAGACCCGCACCATCCAGAAGTTGCCCTCGCGGCACGGCGTGCACTTGCCGCACGACTCGTGGTGGTAGAACTCCAGCCACTTGTAGGTGGCGTAGACCGGGCAGTCCTGGTCGGAGAAGATCTGCGTCGCCGTGGTGCCGAGGATCGACCCGGCGGCCGCCACGCCCTCGAAGTCGAGCGGCACGTCGAGGTGCTCGGCGGCCAGCAGCGGCGTCGACGAGCCGCCCGGCGTCCAGAACTTCAGGTTGTGCCCCGGCAGCATGCCGCCGGCCAACTCGATCAGCTCGCGCAGCGTGACGCCGAGCCCGCACTCGTACTGGCCGGGGTTGGCGATCCGGCCGGACAGCGAGTAGATCATCGGGCCGGACGACTTTTCCGTGCCCATCGACTTCCACCAGGCCGCGCCGCCCAGCACGATGTACGGCACGCTCGCGATGGTGCCGACGTTGTTGACCACCGTCGGGCTCGCGTACAGGCCGTGCGTCGCGGGGAACGGCGGGCGCAGCCGGGGCTGGCCGCGGAAGCCTTCGAGCGAGTCCAGCAGCGCCGTCTCCTCGCCGCAGATATACGCGCCCGCTCCACTGTGGACGACCAGGTCCAGGTCGTGCCCGGAGCCGAGGATGTTGGTGCCGAGGTAGCCGGCCGCGTACGCCTCGCGGACCGCGTTGCGCAGCCGCCGGGCGGCGTGCACCGCCTCGCCGCGGATGTAGATGAACGCGCGGTTGGCCCGGATCGCGTACGCGGCGATGATGACGCCCTCGATCAGCGAGTGCGGGTCGTGCGTCATCAGCGGCAGGTCCTTGCAGGTGCCTGGCTCGCCCTCGTCCGCGTTGACCACGAGATAATGAGGATTTGCCGGCGGATTTCCGTTTGGCTCTTGCGGGATGAAGCCCCACTTCAGACCGGTCGGGAAGCCCGCCCCGCCGCGACCGCGCAGGCCCGAGTCCTTGATCAGCTGGATCAGGTCGTCGGGGTGCACGCGGAGCGCCTTACGCAGCGCGGCGTAGCCGTCGAGCTGCTCGTAGACGCCGATCCGCCAGGCTTCCGGCGAGAGCCAGCGCTTGGTGAGGACCGGGGTGAGCTTCTCCAGGACCTCACGCCTGGGCGCCGTCATTTCGCCTCCTCCTTGCGGGCGATCGGAGTCGCCGGGTCGAACCCGGCGACGCTCACGCCGTACTCCTGAGCAAGCCGGACCCCCGCAACGTGGCGTCGCCGGCGGGGCCGTCTGCCACGGCCTCCGCGCGATCGTCGGCGAAGCCGGCGAGCTGCAGCGACATCTCCTTGAGCGTGCAGAGCCGCCCGCCGCGCGTGGGCAGCGGTCGCTGCCCGTCCTGCAGCTGCTCCACCACGTGTACGGCGGTGTCCGGGTCGACCTTGTCGAAGAACTCGTAGTTGACCGTCATGACCGGGCCGTAGTCGCACGCGGCCAGGCACTCGGCGTGCTCGAACGTGATCGTGCCGTCGGCCGTCGTCTCGTCGTGCCCGACGCCCAGGTGCTCGCTCAGCCGGTCGTAGACCTCCTGGCCGCCGAGCACGTTGCACATCGTGTTGGTGCACACGCTGACCAGCCAGTCGCCGGTCGGCCGGCGCTTGTACATGGTGTAGAACGTGGCCACGGCGCCGACCTGGGCCTTGGTGATGCCCAGCAGCTCCGCGCAAAACTCGACGCCGGCCGGGGAGACGTGCCCCTCCTCGGTCTGCACCAGGTGCAGCAGCGGCAGCAGCGCCGACCGGGACCGGTCGGCCGGGTAACGCGCGATGATCTCCCGCGCCTGCTCGCGCGTCGCGTCACTGAATCCCACTAGCGGTCACACCCACCCATCACGGGGTCGAGAGAAGCGCCCCCGGCGATCACGTCGGCGATCAGGCCGCCCTCGGCCATGGCCGGGATCGCCTGGAGGTTGATGAAGCTCGGCTCCCGGTAGTGCACCCGGTACGGCCGGGTGCCACCGTCGGAAACCGCGTGCACACCGAGCTCGCCGCGCGGCGACTCGATGCCCACGTAGACCTGGCCCGGCGGGACCCGGAAGCCCTCGGTGACCAGCTTGAAGTGGTGGATCAGCGACTCCATCGACTGACCCATGATCTTGGCGACGTGCTCCAGCGAGTTGCCCATGCCGTCGACGCCGATGGCCAACTGGGCCGGCCAGGCGATCTTCTTGTCGGCCACCATGATCGGGCCGGGCTTGAGCCGGTCGAGGGCCTGCTCGATGAGCTTCATCGACTCGCGCATCTCGGCCATCCGGACCAGGTAGCGGCCCCACACGTCGCCGGTCGGCGTGGTCGGCACGTCGAACTCGTACGTCTCGTAGCCGCAGTACGGCATCGTCTTGCGCAGGTCCCAGGGCAGGCCGGCCGAGCGCAGCACCGGGCCGGTGATGCCCAGCGCCAGGCAGCCGGTCACGTCGAGGACCGCCACGTCCTTGGTCCGCTGGTGCCAGATCGGCTGGCCGGAGAGCAGGTCCTCGTACTCCTTGAGCTTCTTCGGGAACATTTCCAGAAACTCGCGGATCTTCACGATCGCCTCGTCCGGCACGTCCTGCGCGACGCCGCCCGGCCGGACGTACGCCATATTCATGCGCAGACCGGAGACCATCTCGAAGATCTCCAGGATGTACTCCCGCTCGCGGAAGCCGTAGAGCATCATCGAGATCGCGCCGAGTTCCAGGGCGGTGGTGCCGAGCCAGACCAGGTGCGAGGCGATCCGGTTGAGCTCCATCATGAGCACCCGGATGGTGGTCGCCCGCTCGGTGACCTGATCTTCGATGCCGAGGAGCTTTTCGACCGCGAGGGCGTACCCCGTCTCGTTGAAGATCGGCGCGAGGTAGTCCATCCGGGTCACGAACGTCGAACCCTGCACCCAGTTGCGGAACTCGAGGTTCTTCTCGATGCCGGTGTGCAGGTAGCCGACGACGACCCGCGCCTCCCGGACGGTCTCGCCCTCAAGCTCCAGGACCAGCCGGAGCACGCCGTGCGTCGACGGGTGCTGGGGACCCATGTTGACGACGATGTGCTCGTCCTGGATCGGGTCGGTCCCGCCGACGACGGTGTCCCAGTCGCCGCCGGTGACGTTGAAGACCTTGCCCTCGGTGGTCTCGCGCTCGGTCGCGTACGTCATTGGTAGCTCCTCCGCTTGTCCGGCGGTGGTATCTCGGCGCCCTTGTACTCCA
Coding sequences within:
- the nuoF gene encoding NADH-quinone oxidoreductase subunit NuoF, with translation MTAPRREVLEKLTPVLTKRWLSPEAWRIGVYEQLDGYAALRKALRVHPDDLIQLIKDSGLRGRGGAGFPTGLKWGFIPQEPNGNPPANPHYLVVNADEGEPGTCKDLPLMTHDPHSLIEGVIIAAYAIRANRAFIYIRGEAVHAARRLRNAVREAYAAGYLGTNILGSGHDLDLVVHSGAGAYICGEETALLDSLEGFRGQPRLRPPFPATHGLYASPTVVNNVGTIASVPYIVLGGAAWWKSMGTEKSSGPMIYSLSGRIANPGQYECGLGVTLRELIELAGGMLPGHNLKFWTPGGSSTPLLAAEHLDVPLDFEGVAAAGSILGTTATQIFSDQDCPVYATYKWLEFYHHESCGKCTPCREGNFWMVRVYRRILAGEGTHEDLDTLLDTCDNILGRSFCGLGDGATSPVTSSLQYFKQDYLDYIEGRTAPKLSAKQLVGAH
- a CDS encoding NADH-quinone oxidoreductase subunit G, encoding MTDVAKKVDTVTLTIDGIEVTVPKGTLLIRVAEQMGIEIPRFCDHPLLAPAGACRQCLVEVEGQRKPVASCTQTVADGMVVKTQLTSPVAEKAQAGIMELLLINHPLDCPMCDKGGECPLQNQAMSTGRAESRFHEHKREYPKPLPISSQVLLDRERCVLCQRCTRFSEEIAGDKFIDLMDRSSGEQINVYRDDFFGGESESPEGDVPFNSYFSGNTVQICPVGALTGAQYRFRARPFDLVSSPNVCEHCSAGCAQRTDHRRGKVMRRLAGDDPQVNEEWNCDKGRWGFQYATAFDRITTPMVRDAKTGELREAPWSEALAVAAEGLRNARDGAHGVGVLTGGRLTVEDAYAYAKFARVALRTNDIDFRARPVSTEETDFLASNVVGATEVTYADVENAPVVVIAGLEPEEECPILFLRLRKAYQKKRLKVLALAPYATRGFEKVGASVATVVPGEEARALAEDESIDKALRAEGAVLIVGERLATVPGGLSAAAALAARTGAKLAWVPRRAGDRGAVDAGCLPNLLPGGRLVNDAAARAELAGAWDLEAGVIPSQPGRDTNGIVAAAAAGRIGALVVAGVDPADLADPRLAEAALDKVPFLVSLEVRRSAVSRRADVVFPVAPVVEKAGSFVDWEGRLRTFEAVLSTPAMNDARVLDALAAQLGLDLGTGQVNLVRRELGSLPATRADRPDAPVVAPQPVPTPAAGEAVLATWHQLIDLGSLTDGDEYLGGTARPPVVRLSKAAAEALGVADGDPVTVGTDRGAITLGAAVTDMPDGVVWLPTNSPGSTVRRALGATSGAVVKLSALPSGESPKKDLGGA
- a CDS encoding NADH-quinone oxidoreductase subunit D, encoding MTYATERETTEGKVFNVTGGDWDTVVGGTDPIQDEHIVVNMGPQHPSTHGVLRLVLELEGETVREARVVVGYLHTGIEKNLEFRNWVQGSTFVTRMDYLAPIFNETGYALAVEKLLGIEDQVTERATTIRVLMMELNRIASHLVWLGTTALELGAISMMLYGFREREYILEIFEMVSGLRMNMAYVRPGGVAQDVPDEAIVKIREFLEMFPKKLKEYEDLLSGQPIWHQRTKDVAVLDVTGCLALGITGPVLRSAGLPWDLRKTMPYCGYETYEFDVPTTPTGDVWGRYLVRMAEMRESMKLIEQALDRLKPGPIMVADKKIAWPAQLAIGVDGMGNSLEHVAKIMGQSMESLIHHFKLVTEGFRVPPGQVYVGIESPRGELGVHAVSDGGTRPYRVHYREPSFINLQAIPAMAEGGLIADVIAGGASLDPVMGGCDR
- the nuoH gene encoding NADH-quinone oxidoreductase subunit NuoH, whose translation is MMYLAQDPTLADFGHDPWWLVIGKVLFAFVFGMVCTLLGVWFERRVVARMAVRPGLNQAGPFGLLQTLADGLKGAFKEDIMPRTADKVVFFFAPTIAVICAMTSLSVIPFGGVVSIFGHRTALQVTDVPVAVLLILACSGMAVYGIVLGGWASGSTYPLLGGLRSSAQMISYEISMGLSVVAVFMLSGTMSTSQIVAAQASGERISLFGWDVPAPGWYAILLFPSFIIFFIAIVGETNRAPFDLPEAESELVAGYMTEYSSLKFLLFMLSEYVAMVTMSAATVTLFLGGWRMPAPVTTVWAGANSGWWPLLWFFIKVVLLVFVFVWLRATLPRLRYDQFMRLGWRVLLPINLAWILTLAGIRTLQNAEISDTQRYTIVAVAILAVLVAALAWPTKKKPPAPSLEQQAKARPPGSFPLPPMDLQVPPSPRARRAVAEREPANVGAGVVDGDVADKEI